A stretch of Rhizobium sp. TH2 DNA encodes these proteins:
- a CDS encoding glycosyltransferase family 2 protein, producing the protein MTNTTIAEHPDFAPLVSVVIPCFNRIVKLRRAIESVLHQTESSVEVIIVDDGSTEDVQGALASIQDSRFRFVRLEENGGAAKARNRGMAEARGRFLALLDSDDWWLPQKLEMQLKIVADRPVSDTNWLVYNKIVVRTLWGDFPNPLRGFDPDRDDLAYYFVVERNYMQTSGLLGPLALFKKYPFDEHLKRHQDFDLLLRMRADNVRLLYCADENVIYDDTEYEGRISKAFRPGPTLDWMRKASRFMSRHVRSELYVYYLGVKMFRHGQYSGAFYIAVGVLLYPPMFIELCSKISSKLRS; encoded by the coding sequence ATGACCAACACAACGATAGCGGAACATCCTGACTTCGCCCCACTCGTGTCGGTCGTAATCCCTTGCTTCAATCGCATTGTCAAGTTGCGACGCGCCATTGAGTCCGTGTTGCACCAGACCGAGAGCAGCGTCGAGGTCATCATTGTCGATGATGGATCGACGGAGGATGTCCAAGGCGCACTTGCATCGATACAGGACAGCCGATTTCGTTTTGTGCGGCTCGAGGAAAACGGAGGCGCGGCCAAGGCGAGGAACCGGGGCATGGCTGAAGCGCGTGGCAGGTTCCTCGCGCTACTGGATTCCGATGACTGGTGGCTACCGCAAAAGCTCGAAATGCAACTGAAGATAGTCGCTGATCGGCCGGTGTCCGACACGAACTGGCTGGTTTACAACAAGATCGTGGTCAGAACGCTTTGGGGAGATTTTCCCAACCCTCTGCGCGGCTTCGATCCTGATCGGGACGACCTGGCATATTACTTTGTCGTCGAGCGCAATTACATGCAGACGAGCGGGCTGCTGGGGCCGCTGGCATTGTTCAAGAAATATCCCTTCGATGAGCACCTCAAGCGCCATCAGGACTTCGATCTGCTGCTGCGAATGCGAGCCGATAACGTTCGCCTTCTCTATTGCGCGGACGAGAACGTCATCTACGACGACACCGAATATGAAGGCCGGATCAGCAAGGCGTTCCGGCCCGGGCCTACACTCGATTGGATGAGAAAAGCATCCAGGTTCATGAGCCGGCACGTACGTTCTGAACTCTACGTCTATTATCTAGGCGTGAAGATGTTCCGCCACGGTCAGTACTCGGGTGCTTTCTACATTGCCGTAGGGGTTTTGCTCTATCCGCCAATGT
- a CDS encoding tetratricopeptide repeat protein produces the protein MRSTSHLLSIGLIGLSSIFFIGFDRTAAAEPTPDLKKLESDAASGNTEALMRLGDFYSRGAVTLDVAKALSFYEKAATAGNGYAFIRIGEIYRDGLLVPVDFKKAIENFQKADAAKVPAAKIRLGEAHIRGEGVAVDQPKGLALIEPRAASGDKEALMRLGDLYSRGPLALDGPKALAYYGKAAMAGNGYALVRIGEIYRDGTLVPADAKKAFGYFETADAAKVPAAKVRLGEAYIRGQGVDVDQAKGLALIEQVAASGDKDALMRLGDLYSRGPLTLDGAKALAYYSKAAAALNSYAFIRIGEIYSDGSLVPADYKKAFENFEKADAAKVPFAKIRLAEAYIRGQGVAVDQAKGLALIEPLAIAGDKDALTRLGDFYSRGPLPLDGAKALTYYEKAASVGNDYALIRIGEIYRDGQLVPADYEKSLANFEKADEANISVAKLRIGEAYILGRGVKTDRAKGVALIETLADNGDRDALMRLGDLYSRGPLALDGPKSLGYYQKAAAAGNSYALIRLGEIYRDGALVPKNAKEAFSYFEKADAADVPGAKIRLGEAYVRGEGVAADPSKGLALLEPLAVAGDSDAMMRLADLYSRGPVALDGAKAISFYEKAAGAGNSYALVRIGEIYRDGLLVPADFKKAFESFEKADAAGVSAAKLRLGDAYAKGQGVKADTAKALDLIKRAGATEAYALKYLGDLLSRGDYVKSNAKGAIETYLAAAKAGDNWAYFRLAEIYRDGQIVKKNPELAIQYFKDAAKQGNPYAMIALAQGHIGKRFGRLSKPEWGFKEIGRLAAGGSPEAIVAHASILYWGPNGTKNDPPRAIKLLERESAKGNVEATRQLISFYRDAPGGKMKRSIPAAEKLITARRDQFTPTQLIREKILLASAKAENTTGYSEVSDLLYTAPSSIQLETLLAIKSSNPNAFVYFTQKQLKKRGIYKGKTDGILTKSTIRAINVVCLQSVSAERCKKGPLDYDAARVISVIVDPTRDAVDAPM, from the coding sequence ATGCGTTCGACGTCCCACCTTCTCTCGATCGGCCTCATAGGGCTGTCCTCAATCTTCTTTATCGGCTTTGATCGGACGGCGGCAGCCGAGCCGACACCGGACCTGAAGAAACTGGAAAGTGACGCGGCCTCGGGCAACACGGAGGCGTTGATGCGGCTAGGCGATTTCTATTCGCGTGGGGCCGTGACGCTGGATGTTGCCAAGGCACTGTCCTTCTACGAGAAGGCCGCCACAGCTGGCAATGGTTACGCCTTCATACGTATCGGCGAGATCTATCGCGACGGATTGCTCGTCCCTGTCGATTTCAAGAAGGCGATCGAGAACTTCCAAAAGGCGGACGCCGCAAAGGTGCCGGCGGCGAAGATTCGGCTTGGTGAAGCCCATATTCGCGGTGAAGGCGTGGCCGTGGATCAGCCGAAGGGCCTTGCGCTGATCGAGCCTCGTGCAGCATCCGGCGACAAGGAAGCGCTGATGCGGCTCGGCGATCTCTATTCGCGCGGCCCGCTCGCGCTGGATGGTCCCAAGGCTCTGGCATATTACGGTAAGGCAGCGATGGCCGGCAACGGTTATGCGTTGGTCCGAATCGGCGAGATTTATCGCGATGGAACACTCGTTCCGGCGGACGCCAAGAAAGCCTTCGGCTATTTCGAGACGGCTGATGCCGCCAAGGTGCCAGCTGCTAAGGTTCGGCTCGGTGAAGCCTATATTCGCGGCCAAGGCGTCGATGTCGATCAAGCCAAGGGTCTCGCGCTGATCGAGCAGGTCGCGGCATCCGGCGACAAGGATGCGCTGATGCGGCTCGGCGATCTCTACTCGCGCGGACCGCTGACTTTGGATGGCGCCAAGGCGCTCGCCTACTACTCGAAGGCGGCCGCGGCGCTGAATAGCTATGCTTTCATCCGCATCGGCGAGATTTATAGCGACGGATCGCTCGTTCCAGCAGACTACAAGAAGGCATTCGAGAATTTCGAGAAGGCGGATGCCGCGAAGGTTCCGTTTGCCAAGATTCGGCTCGCTGAAGCCTATATTCGCGGTCAAGGGGTCGCTGTCGATCAGGCCAAGGGTCTCGCATTGATCGAGCCGCTGGCAATCGCTGGCGACAAGGACGCATTGACGCGCCTCGGTGATTTCTATTCGCGTGGCCCACTCCCTTTGGACGGCGCAAAGGCACTCACGTATTATGAGAAGGCTGCGTCGGTCGGCAATGACTACGCCTTAATCCGAATCGGCGAAATCTATCGTGACGGTCAGCTTGTGCCAGCCGACTACGAGAAGTCGTTAGCGAATTTCGAAAAGGCAGATGAGGCTAATATTTCCGTCGCCAAACTGCGCATCGGTGAGGCGTATATTCTTGGCCGAGGCGTGAAAACTGATCGAGCCAAGGGCGTTGCCTTGATCGAGACCCTGGCCGACAACGGCGATAGGGATGCGTTGATGCGGCTCGGCGATCTCTATTCGCGCGGTCCGCTGGCACTGGATGGCCCAAAGTCACTCGGGTATTACCAGAAGGCGGCCGCAGCGGGCAATAGTTATGCGCTGATCCGTCTCGGCGAAATCTATCGTGACGGTGCTCTCGTTCCCAAGAATGCGAAGGAAGCCTTCAGCTATTTCGAGAAGGCCGATGCCGCGGACGTGCCCGGTGCCAAGATACGGTTGGGTGAAGCCTATGTCCGCGGCGAAGGTGTGGCCGCGGATCCATCCAAGGGGCTTGCGCTGCTTGAACCGCTTGCCGTAGCCGGTGACAGTGACGCCATGATGCGGCTCGCCGACCTCTATTCGCGAGGCCCCGTGGCTCTGGATGGTGCCAAGGCGATTTCGTTCTATGAGAAGGCGGCCGGGGCCGGCAACAGCTATGCGCTGGTCCGGATCGGCGAAATCTATCGCGACGGCCTTCTGGTTCCAGCCGATTTCAAGAAGGCATTCGAAAGCTTTGAGAAAGCCGACGCAGCTGGTGTTTCGGCCGCCAAGTTGCGCCTAGGGGACGCTTATGCCAAGGGGCAGGGCGTGAAGGCCGATACTGCCAAGGCCCTTGACCTTATTAAGCGGGCTGGTGCGACCGAGGCCTATGCGCTCAAATATCTGGGTGATCTTCTTTCGCGGGGCGATTACGTCAAGTCCAATGCAAAGGGCGCAATCGAGACCTATCTTGCGGCTGCGAAAGCTGGCGACAACTGGGCCTATTTTCGGCTAGCCGAGATCTATCGGGATGGCCAGATCGTCAAGAAAAATCCGGAACTCGCAATCCAGTATTTCAAGGACGCGGCGAAGCAGGGTAACCCCTATGCTATGATAGCCTTGGCGCAGGGACATATCGGCAAGCGCTTCGGCCGGCTGTCGAAGCCAGAATGGGGTTTCAAGGAGATCGGAAGGTTGGCTGCCGGCGGCAGTCCCGAAGCCATCGTCGCTCACGCCTCAATTCTATATTGGGGGCCTAATGGAACGAAGAATGATCCTCCCCGGGCAATCAAGTTGCTTGAGCGTGAATCCGCCAAGGGGAATGTCGAGGCCACTCGCCAATTGATCAGCTTCTATCGAGATGCCCCTGGGGGTAAGATGAAGCGATCCATCCCGGCTGCCGAAAAGCTCATTACTGCCAGACGCGATCAGTTTACTCCGACGCAGTTGATCCGGGAGAAAATTCTGCTTGCCTCGGCAAAGGCAGAAAACACGACAGGCTATTCCGAGGTTTCGGATTTGCTCTACACCGCACCTTCGAGCATTCAATTGGAAACGCTGCTGGCAATCAAGAGCTCGAACCCCAACGCGTTCGTCTATTTCACGCAGAAACAGTTGAAGAAGAGAGGCATCTACAAGGGTAAGACGGACGGCATACTGACAAAGTCGACCATTCGGGCGATCAACGTCGTGTGCCTGCAAAGCGTTTCCGCCGAGCGCTGCAAGAAAGGACCGTTGGATTACGACGCGGCCCGGGTCATTTCGGTGATCGTGGATCCGACGCGAGATGCGGTGGACGCGCCGATGTGA
- a CDS encoding MOP flippase family protein, with protein sequence MSNPSDGQGQVIVRGISWSFLSRMTTQLFQVFIAVITARLLSPEEFGLVGMILIFSGFAQVLADMGISASLVHRQNLTNSDISTGFWLQIMVGGAISLLFWSLAPAIARFYALPELEPLTKIISLTFMFLALGQTQAALGQREYRFDQIGIASVIATIASGIGCVSMAYFGWGVYSLAWQPVISAATFTVAIWVISPWRPSFAFEKSALGFMFRYGGYLSGHTILNYWLRNGDNLVIGKALGAVDLGLYGRAYTLMYLPLNMIGLIVGQVMFPVLSRLQDDIDSFRETYTYALRAIAFILFPLMGAVFVLSEQIIVLMFGEAWVGAAPVLRILSLVGLMQSIVFPVGWIFTALGKTKEQFQLSIFLAVVFVVAMAIGVNYGILGVATAYAAWAAISAVANLKIAMGYIELSLRKTLLLLLPSLAESGIVILLSEMLRQYLLSKLPTLELTMIVLSFGLAAYVVLCLLTRNKILFDLLKYRRAAATKG encoded by the coding sequence ATGAGTAACCCTTCAGACGGGCAGGGACAGGTGATCGTCCGCGGCATTTCGTGGTCCTTTCTATCACGAATGACGACGCAGCTGTTCCAGGTATTCATTGCCGTCATCACAGCAAGATTGCTCTCGCCGGAGGAGTTCGGACTCGTCGGCATGATTCTCATCTTTTCGGGGTTTGCCCAGGTACTGGCGGATATGGGGATCAGCGCCTCGCTCGTGCACCGCCAAAATTTGACTAATTCAGACATTTCGACCGGATTTTGGCTGCAGATCATGGTGGGCGGAGCGATAAGCTTGCTCTTCTGGTCGCTCGCGCCGGCGATTGCGCGTTTCTACGCGTTGCCCGAATTGGAACCGCTGACGAAGATCATTTCGTTGACCTTCATGTTTCTGGCGCTCGGCCAAACGCAGGCAGCGTTGGGCCAGAGGGAATACCGATTTGATCAAATAGGAATTGCCTCAGTGATCGCAACAATCGCCTCCGGGATTGGATGCGTCTCGATGGCCTACTTCGGATGGGGCGTCTATTCGCTCGCATGGCAGCCGGTGATCAGTGCGGCGACGTTTACCGTCGCGATATGGGTGATCTCACCCTGGCGGCCGTCGTTTGCCTTCGAGAAAAGCGCACTGGGCTTCATGTTCCGCTACGGGGGCTATCTCAGCGGCCATACGATCCTCAATTACTGGCTTCGCAATGGCGACAACCTCGTCATCGGCAAGGCGCTCGGGGCTGTCGATCTCGGGCTTTACGGCCGTGCATATACGCTCATGTATCTGCCTCTCAATATGATCGGGCTGATCGTGGGGCAGGTGATGTTTCCCGTCCTTTCCAGGCTGCAAGATGATATCGACAGCTTTCGCGAGACGTACACTTACGCGCTGCGCGCCATCGCCTTCATCCTGTTCCCTTTGATGGGGGCCGTATTCGTATTGTCCGAACAGATCATTGTCCTGATGTTTGGCGAGGCCTGGGTTGGGGCGGCGCCGGTGCTGAGAATTCTCAGCCTGGTCGGGCTCATGCAATCGATCGTCTTTCCTGTCGGGTGGATTTTTACGGCGCTCGGAAAAACCAAGGAACAGTTCCAACTCAGCATATTCCTGGCTGTCGTTTTCGTCGTGGCGATGGCCATCGGCGTGAACTACGGGATACTCGGTGTCGCCACCGCCTACGCCGCTTGGGCAGCCATTTCGGCAGTGGCAAATCTCAAGATTGCGATGGGATATATCGAACTGAGTCTCCGCAAGACGCTGTTGTTGTTACTTCCGTCGCTGGCTGAATCAGGCATCGTTATCCTGCTCTCGGAAATGCTGCGGCAGTATCTGCTGAGCAAACTACCGACTTTGGAACTGACAATGATTGTCCTGAGCTTCGGTCTTGCTGCCTATGTCGTCCTCTGCTTACTCACGCGAAACAAAATATTGTTCGATCTGCTAAAATATAGACGCGCCGCAGCGACCAAAGGTTAG